Proteins encoded by one window of Bacillus sp. DTU_2020_1000418_1_SI_GHA_SEK_038:
- a CDS encoding VWA domain-containing protein, producing the protein MYEANTFNETEFNEALNKFKPSGWTPLASSIKAGYEDLKAKAGEDTENILFIVSDGIETCDGNPIEEAKKLAESDLKVKVYIIGFNVDDAGQKQLKDTAAASNGEYYTVNSKVELENTFKKLMEEAVNTIAKNNQKAVNGINVNFRTADLREQLRGIESSFMKVVSLENDVIREALSKLEAEGKIESADVDEIQDKLKARYDALDVYAESLVDQGMEKINNKREELFSIINGS; encoded by the coding sequence ATGTACGAAGCAAATACTTTTAATGAAACTGAATTCAATGAAGCACTAAACAAATTTAAGCCAAGCGGCTGGACACCTTTGGCTTCATCGATCAAGGCTGGCTATGAAGATTTAAAGGCAAAAGCGGGAGAAGACACTGAAAACATCTTATTTATTGTCAGTGACGGAATTGAAACATGTGATGGCAACCCAATCGAAGAAGCTAAGAAACTAGCAGAGTCAGACCTGAAAGTAAAGGTTTATATCATTGGCTTCAATGTGGATGATGCCGGTCAAAAGCAGCTTAAGGATACGGCCGCTGCAAGCAATGGAGAATATTACACAGTGAATTCAAAGGTGGAACTGGAGAATACATTCAAGAAGCTAATGGAAGAAGCCGTTAACACGATTGCCAAAAACAATCAGAAAGCCGTTAATGGCATTAATGTCAATTTCCGAACAGCGGATTTAAGGGAACAATTACGTGGAATTGAATCATCATTTATGAAGGTAGTCAGCCTGGAAAATGATGTTATTAGGGAAGCTCTCTCAAAGCTTGAAGCAGAGGGGAAAATTGAAAGCGCTGATGTTGACGAAATTCAAGATAAGCTAAAGGCCCGGTACGACGCACTGGACGTCTATGCAGAAAGCCTTGTTGATCAAGGGATGGAAAAGATTAATAACAAAAGAGAAGAATTGTTCAGCATTATAAATGGAAGTTGA
- a CDS encoding SAF domain-containing protein: MIDAKRKAIIFLTISFLLAIVAAGVILVQINQAQQKLGKTVAVATAAKDIKSYHEIKESDIEWIQMPQSSAYSSLITSENEFKDAISVAEVKEGELLTKALVRKKLDIPINDRVVWLNATKIVLIDQDVAEGDLVDIIVSEEVNGSLQTKRQFQNVSVVQVDEQEEGRSRIKISLNVENAERIIHYQNSAVQIRVLRVNQASSGEQDQKKTTEQKASEKQEKASTTPPAAETAEDQKANTNNDAKSEELAKDVAEEKEKPVEQSQQQQSSNDPKSEDKK, encoded by the coding sequence ATGATCGATGCTAAAAGGAAAGCCATTATATTTTTAACGATTTCTTTTTTGCTGGCAATCGTTGCAGCCGGTGTAATTCTTGTTCAGATCAATCAGGCTCAGCAAAAATTAGGGAAAACCGTTGCAGTAGCTACAGCAGCAAAAGATATTAAATCCTATCACGAAATTAAAGAGTCAGATATAGAGTGGATACAGATGCCGCAATCGAGTGCTTATTCTTCCTTAATTACAAGTGAAAACGAGTTTAAGGATGCAATTTCAGTAGCGGAAGTTAAAGAGGGGGAGCTGCTGACTAAAGCTCTCGTCCGTAAGAAATTAGATATTCCTATCAATGATCGTGTCGTATGGCTAAATGCAACAAAAATTGTCTTAATTGATCAAGATGTTGCTGAAGGAGATCTTGTTGATATTATCGTTTCGGAAGAAGTGAATGGCAGTCTGCAAACGAAAAGGCAATTCCAAAATGTAAGTGTTGTTCAAGTGGATGAGCAAGAGGAAGGTCGATCAAGAATAAAGATTTCTTTAAACGTTGAAAATGCAGAAAGAATTATCCATTATCAAAATTCGGCTGTACAAATAAGGGTCTTACGGGTGAATCAAGCTTCTTCAGGTGAGCAAGACCAGAAAAAAACAACTGAACAGAAAGCTTCAGAAAAGCAAGAAAAGGCAAGTACTACCCCACCTGCTGCAGAAACGGCTGAAGATCAAAAAGCAAACACAAACAACGATGCTAAATCTGAAGAACTGGCAAAAGACGTTGCAGAAGAAAAAGAAAAGCCAGTGGAACAAAGTCAACAACAGCAATCTTCTAATGATCCAAAGTCTGAAGATAAAAAGTAA